From the genome of Dickeya aquatica, one region includes:
- a CDS encoding MdtB/MuxB family multidrug efflux RND transporter permease subunit, producing MQETTTPIQDPTPVTGGGPSRLFILRPIATTLLMVAILLAGIVGYRALPVSALPEVDYPTIQVVTLYPGASPDVMTSAVTAPLEHQFGSMSGLKQMSSQSAGGASVITLQFQLSLSLDVAEQDVQAAINAATNLLPTDLPFPPTYSKVNPADPPIMTLAVTSTALPMTQVQDMIETRIAQKISQVEGVGLVTLAGGQRPSVRVKMNPGALAAYGLSSENVRTAITAANVNTPKGSFDGPARSVTLSANDQMRSLDDYRQLIISWKNGAPVRLQDVADVEQEPENTRLAAWSNQHQAIILNIQRQPGANVIATADHIRSLLPALKASLPKSVDISLLTDRTTTIRASVDDVQFELLLAIALVVMVIYLFLRNAVATLIPSIAVPLSLVGTFAAMYFLGFSINNLTLMALTIATGFVVDDAIVVIENIARYIEKGEKPLQAALKGAGEIGFTIISLTFSLIAVLIPLLFMGDIIGRLFREFAVTLAVSILISAVVSLTLTPMMCARLLSHQALTHQNRFTRASERFFDAVIALYGRGLTRVLSHPWLTLGVAIGTLALTVVLYIVIPKGFFPIQDNGIIQGSVQASQTISFSGMVDKQQQVSRLILKDPAVESISSFIGVDGTNPSLNSGRLQINLKPLDERHDRIQAVIARLQQQTAALPGVQLYLQPVQDLTIDTQVSRTQYQFTLQTMSLGELSTWVPKLTAELQKLPQLQDVSSDWQEGGAVAYVKVNRDSASRLGITMSQIDSALYNAFGQRLISTIYTQSNQYRVVLEQQHDNNDGLASLNAVRLINSTGGSVPLSSIATLEERQGPLSINHIDQFPSTTISFNVAPGYALGDAVSAIAQTQQQMQLPSDIITRFQGSTLAFQSALTSTIWLVVAAIVAMYIVLGVLYESFIHPVTILSTLPTAGVGALLALMLAGSDLNIIAIIGIILLIGIVKKNAIMMIDFALAAEREQGMPPYQAIYQACLLRFRPILMTTMAALLSAVPLMFSTGVGAELRRPLGICMVGGLVMSQVLTLFTTPVIYLLFDRLAHRLRRRQAQKQEGEIQ from the coding sequence ATGCAGGAGACGACTACGCCGATACAAGACCCCACCCCCGTGACCGGTGGGGGGCCGTCTCGCCTGTTTATTCTCAGGCCGATTGCGACAACGTTACTGATGGTAGCCATTTTGCTGGCCGGGATTGTCGGCTACCGTGCGCTGCCCGTTTCCGCACTGCCGGAAGTTGATTATCCCACCATTCAGGTTGTTACCTTATATCCCGGTGCCAGCCCGGATGTCATGACCTCAGCCGTCACCGCGCCGCTGGAGCACCAGTTTGGCAGTATGTCTGGCCTGAAACAGATGTCGAGCCAGAGCGCGGGCGGGGCTTCGGTGATAACCCTGCAATTTCAGCTCTCACTTTCGCTGGATGTCGCCGAGCAGGATGTGCAGGCAGCCATTAACGCTGCGACCAATTTGCTGCCAACCGACCTGCCTTTTCCGCCAACCTATAGCAAAGTCAACCCTGCCGACCCGCCCATCATGACACTGGCGGTCACGTCAACGGCGCTGCCGATGACGCAGGTACAAGACATGATAGAAACGCGCATCGCGCAAAAAATCTCGCAAGTGGAAGGCGTCGGGCTGGTAACACTGGCAGGAGGTCAACGTCCGTCAGTGCGGGTGAAAATGAACCCTGGGGCACTGGCAGCCTATGGCCTTAGCAGCGAGAATGTGCGCACCGCTATTACCGCCGCCAACGTCAACACGCCGAAGGGCAGCTTTGATGGCCCGGCTCGATCGGTCACCTTATCGGCCAACGATCAAATGCGTTCACTGGATGACTACCGCCAGCTCATCATTAGCTGGAAAAACGGTGCGCCAGTGCGGTTACAAGATGTCGCTGACGTTGAACAGGAGCCGGAAAACACCCGTCTGGCAGCCTGGTCTAATCAACATCAGGCCATCATTTTGAATATTCAGCGTCAGCCTGGCGCTAACGTTATCGCCACCGCAGACCATATCCGCAGCCTGCTGCCTGCGCTAAAAGCGAGCCTGCCCAAATCGGTAGACATCAGCCTGCTGACCGATCGCACGACCACCATCCGCGCTTCGGTAGACGACGTGCAGTTCGAGTTGCTGCTGGCCATCGCGTTGGTGGTGATGGTGATTTACCTGTTCTTGCGTAACGCAGTCGCCACACTGATCCCAAGTATTGCCGTGCCGCTGTCGCTGGTTGGCACCTTTGCCGCAATGTATTTTCTCGGTTTTTCCATCAACAACCTGACGCTGATGGCATTAACCATCGCCACCGGTTTCGTGGTCGATGATGCGATTGTGGTCATCGAAAACATTGCCCGCTATATCGAAAAAGGGGAAAAACCGTTACAGGCCGCGCTAAAAGGGGCCGGAGAAATCGGTTTTACCATCATCTCACTGACCTTCTCGTTGATTGCGGTACTGATCCCTCTGCTGTTTATGGGAGATATTATTGGCCGGCTGTTCCGTGAGTTTGCGGTCACGCTGGCGGTTTCTATTCTTATCTCGGCGGTCGTATCACTCACACTCACACCAATGATGTGCGCCCGCCTGCTTAGCCATCAGGCGCTTACGCACCAAAACCGCTTCACGCGTGCCAGCGAGCGCTTTTTTGATGCGGTTATTGCCCTTTATGGCCGCGGCCTGACCCGGGTGTTAAGCCATCCCTGGCTGACGCTTGGGGTAGCCATTGGCACACTGGCCCTGACGGTGGTGTTGTATATCGTTATCCCAAAAGGTTTTTTCCCGATTCAGGACAACGGCATCATTCAAGGCAGCGTGCAGGCGTCACAAACCATCTCCTTTAGCGGCATGGTGGATAAACAACAGCAAGTCAGCCGCCTGATTCTAAAAGACCCGGCGGTCGAGAGTATCTCTTCGTTTATTGGTGTCGATGGCACGAACCCATCGCTCAATAGCGGGCGGCTGCAAATCAACCTCAAACCGCTGGATGAACGTCACGATCGCATTCAGGCAGTGATCGCGCGCTTGCAGCAGCAAACAGCCGCACTACCTGGCGTGCAACTCTATCTGCAACCGGTGCAAGATCTCACCATCGACACGCAAGTCAGCCGGACACAGTACCAGTTTACGCTGCAAACCATGTCGCTCGGCGAGCTCAGCACCTGGGTACCGAAACTGACCGCCGAATTGCAAAAGCTGCCGCAGTTGCAGGATGTCAGCAGTGACTGGCAAGAAGGCGGCGCGGTCGCGTATGTCAAAGTGAACCGGGACAGCGCCAGCCGCCTGGGCATCACCATGTCACAGATAGACAGCGCGCTGTACAACGCTTTCGGCCAGCGGCTTATCTCAACCATTTATACCCAGTCAAACCAGTACCGGGTGGTGCTGGAACAGCAGCATGACAACAATGACGGCCTGGCCTCGCTCAATGCTGTCCGGCTGATTAACAGCACCGGCGGCAGCGTTCCCCTTAGCAGCATCGCCACCCTTGAAGAGCGCCAGGGGCCTTTGTCGATAAACCATATTGACCAGTTCCCCTCTACCACCATTTCATTCAATGTGGCACCCGGTTATGCACTGGGCGATGCCGTGAGCGCTATTGCACAAACCCAGCAACAAATGCAGTTGCCAAGCGACATCATCACCCGCTTTCAGGGCAGTACGCTGGCATTTCAGTCAGCCCTGACCAGCACCATCTGGCTGGTGGTCGCCGCGATTGTGGCGATGTATATCGTGCTCGGGGTGTTGTATGAAAGCTTTATTCATCCGGTTACTATCCTCTCCACCTTGCCTACCGCCGGGGTGGGGGCGCTGCTGGCATTGATGCTGGCAGGCAGTGATCTGAATATTATCGCTATCATCGGTATCATCCTGCTGATTGGTATTGTGAAGAAAAATGCCATCATGATGATCGACTTTGCGCTGGCCGCAGAGCGTGAGCAGGGCATGCCGCCATATCAGGCGATTTATCAAGCCTGTCTGCTGCGTTTTCGCCCGATCCTGATGACGACGATGGCCGCCTTGCTCAGTGCCGTACCGCTCATGTTCAGCACCGGTGTTGGCGCAGAACTGCGCCGCCCGCTCGGCATCTGTATGGTGGGCGGGCTGGTGATGAGTCAGGTATTGACCCTATTTACCACCCCGGTGATTTACCTGCTGTTTGACCGGCTGGCTCACCGTTTACGCCGCCGCCAGGCACAAAAACAGGAAGGGGAAATACAGTGA
- a CDS encoding MdtA/MuxA family multidrug efflux RND transporter periplasmic adaptor subunit: MNATRLFRLVMLAAVIIAAFFIWRHVTPSEEATSTAATAQQTTRQGQNRNGGGRRGSSAPPPVQAALSSSSSVPYYLSALGTVTAANTVTVHSRVSGQLMAIHFQEGQQVNAGDLLAEIDPRPFEVALTQAQGQLAKDQALLVNARQDASRYQQLSKTGLVSRQQLDTQESLVRQYEATVKSDQGSVASAQLQLDYSRITAPFSGRVGLRQIDIGNYVTSTDNLLVLTQTHPIDTVFTVPESDIATVLKAQKSGQPIPVEAWDRANRQRLSQGRLLSMDNQIDTTTGTVKLKARFENNDDTLFPNQFVNIKMKVDTLQNVVVAPSAAIQMGNEGHFVWVLNDKDQVSKHIITTSIQYGPQTVVTSGLNAGERVVTDGIDRLTEGARVEVLAPAAAEPHATAGGEKHQRNAEKS, encoded by the coding sequence ATGAATGCCACACGCTTATTTCGTTTAGTTATGCTGGCTGCTGTGATTATTGCAGCATTCTTTATCTGGCGGCACGTTACGCCATCAGAAGAGGCGACCAGCACAGCGGCAACTGCACAGCAAACAACGCGTCAGGGTCAAAATCGTAACGGGGGTGGTCGCCGGGGTTCCTCTGCACCACCGCCAGTACAAGCGGCGCTATCCTCTTCTTCTTCAGTGCCTTATTACCTGTCTGCGCTGGGCACCGTGACCGCAGCGAACACCGTTACGGTACATAGCCGCGTCAGCGGTCAACTGATGGCCATTCACTTTCAGGAAGGACAACAGGTAAATGCCGGTGACTTACTGGCAGAGATTGACCCGCGGCCATTCGAGGTCGCACTGACACAGGCTCAAGGACAGTTGGCCAAAGATCAGGCGCTGTTGGTTAACGCCAGGCAAGACGCCTCCCGCTATCAGCAGTTATCCAAAACAGGTCTGGTTTCTCGCCAGCAATTGGATACTCAGGAATCACTGGTGCGCCAGTATGAGGCCACGGTGAAATCAGACCAGGGCTCAGTTGCCAGCGCCCAGTTACAACTCGACTATAGCCGCATTACCGCACCGTTTAGCGGCCGCGTCGGTCTGCGGCAGATAGATATCGGTAACTATGTCACCAGCACCGATAACCTGCTGGTACTGACACAAACTCACCCCATCGATACGGTGTTTACCGTGCCTGAAAGCGATATCGCCACGGTACTGAAAGCACAAAAATCGGGCCAGCCAATACCGGTGGAAGCCTGGGATCGCGCAAATCGTCAGCGCCTTTCTCAGGGGCGCTTGCTGAGTATGGATAACCAGATAGACACCACCACCGGCACCGTCAAACTGAAAGCCCGCTTTGAAAATAACGATGACACGCTGTTCCCCAACCAGTTTGTGAATATCAAAATGAAAGTCGATACGCTGCAAAATGTGGTGGTCGCCCCTTCCGCTGCCATTCAGATGGGCAATGAAGGTCATTTCGTCTGGGTCTTGAACGACAAAGATCAGGTCAGCAAACACATCATTACAACCAGCATTCAGTACGGGCCACAAACGGTCGTCACCAGCGGTCTTAACGCCGGTGAGCGAGTGGTCACTGACGGTATAGACAGGCTAACGGAAGGGGCTCGTGTTGAGGTGCTGGCTCCCGCAGCGGCTGAGCCCCATGCCACCGCCGGCGGCGAGAAACATCAGCGTAATGCGGAGAAATCCTGA
- a CDS encoding NupC/NupG family nucleoside CNT transporter — MSNILQFILALIVVAGLSLLVCRDRKSIRVRYIIQLLVIEILLAYFFLYSSAGLGFVQGFAGLFDKLLAFAGEGTGFVFGNIGNNGFVFFLKVLCPIVFISALIGILQHIKLLPLVIRLIGTVLSKINGMGKLESFNAVSSLILGQSENFIAYKDILGQMSEKRMYTMAATAMSTVSMSIVGAYMSMLEAKYVVAALVLNMFSTFIVLSLINPYQTSEEKELHLNDLHEGQSFFEMLGEYILAGFKVAIIVAAMLIGFIALIAAINALFSAVFGMSFQEILGYVFYPFAWIVGVPKAEALQVGSIMATKLVSNEFVAMIEMQKIAAQLSPRSVGILSVFLVSFANFASIGIVAGAIKGLNEMQGNTVSRFGLKLVYGSTLVSLLSAAVAGLVL; from the coding sequence ATGTCCAACATTCTGCAATTTATCCTGGCTCTGATTGTTGTCGCCGGCTTGTCACTGCTGGTGTGCCGCGATCGCAAAAGCATTCGCGTCAGGTATATTATTCAGCTCTTAGTCATCGAGATCCTGCTCGCTTACTTCTTCCTCTATTCAAGCGCCGGGCTGGGGTTTGTTCAGGGGTTTGCGGGGTTGTTTGATAAACTGCTTGCCTTTGCTGGTGAAGGCACAGGGTTTGTCTTTGGTAATATCGGTAATAATGGTTTCGTCTTCTTCCTGAAAGTGTTGTGCCCAATCGTCTTTATTTCCGCCCTGATTGGTATTTTGCAACACATCAAGCTGTTACCGCTTGTCATCCGTCTTATCGGTACGGTGCTTTCCAAAATCAACGGCATGGGGAAACTGGAATCATTTAATGCGGTCAGTTCACTGATCCTTGGTCAGTCAGAAAACTTCATCGCCTACAAAGACATATTGGGTCAAATGTCCGAAAAGCGCATGTACACCATGGCGGCTACCGCGATGTCTACGGTGTCTATGTCAATTGTCGGTGCGTATATGTCGATGCTGGAAGCCAAATATGTCGTCGCCGCGCTGGTGCTTAATATGTTTAGCACTTTCATCGTCCTGTCGCTGATTAACCCTTACCAAACCAGTGAAGAAAAAGAGCTGCACTTAAATGATCTTCATGAAGGGCAAAGCTTCTTTGAGATGCTGGGCGAATACATTCTGGCAGGCTTCAAAGTGGCGATTATCGTCGCCGCAATGTTGATTGGTTTTATCGCCCTGATTGCCGCCATCAACGCCCTGTTCAGCGCGGTATTTGGCATGAGTTTTCAGGAAATCCTGGGCTATGTATTCTATCCGTTTGCCTGGATAGTCGGGGTTCCTAAAGCTGAAGCATTGCAAGTCGGTAGTATTATGGCCACCAAGCTGGTTTCCAACGAATTTGTTGCCATGATTGAGATGCAGAAAATCGCCGCCCAACTGTCACCACGCAGTGTTGGCATCTTGTCGGTATTCCTGGTTTCATTCGCCAACTTTGCCTCTATCGGTATCGTTGCCGGGGCCATCAAAGGCCTTAATGAGATGCAAGGCAATACCGTTTCCCGCTTTGGTCTGAAGCTGGTTTACGGCTCTACGCTGGTGAGCCTGCTTTCTGCCGCCGTCGCAGGGTTGGTGTTGTAA
- the ompA gene encoding porin OmpA, protein MKKTAIAIAVALAGFATVAQAAPNDNTWYAGGKLGWSQYHDTNLTGNGYNVTNPAKNQLGAGAFGGYQANQYLGFEMGYDWLGRMKYTEGNHGSFKAQGVQLAAKLSYPIVDDLDVYTRLGGFVWRADSKDSTGPSNHDTGVSPLAAVGVEYAVTKNWATRLDYQWVNNIGDAATVGGRPDNGLLSVGVSYRFGQETAAPAPAPVAAPAPVAAPAPVVQTKRFTLKSDVLFNFNKATLKPEGQRSLDQLYTQLSTLDPKDGSVVVLGFSDRLGSDQYNLTLSTKRAQTVVDYLVHKGIPSNKISARGMGKANPVTGSTCANTKARAALIDCLAPDRRVEIEVKGIKDVVTQPQA, encoded by the coding sequence ATGAAAAAAACAGCTATCGCGATTGCAGTGGCACTGGCTGGCTTTGCTACCGTAGCACAAGCCGCACCGAACGATAACACCTGGTACGCAGGCGGTAAACTGGGTTGGTCCCAGTATCACGATACCAACCTGACTGGTAATGGCTACAATGTAACTAATCCTGCCAAGAATCAACTGGGCGCAGGTGCATTTGGTGGCTATCAGGCAAACCAGTACCTGGGTTTTGAAATGGGCTATGACTGGCTGGGTCGTATGAAATACACCGAAGGCAACCATGGCAGTTTCAAAGCTCAGGGCGTTCAGTTGGCCGCTAAACTGAGCTACCCGATCGTTGACGATCTGGATGTCTACACCCGTCTTGGCGGTTTCGTATGGCGCGCTGACAGCAAAGACAGCACTGGCCCGAGCAACCATGACACCGGCGTTTCTCCGCTGGCCGCTGTGGGTGTGGAATACGCTGTGACCAAAAACTGGGCAACTCGTCTGGACTACCAGTGGGTAAACAACATTGGTGATGCGGCAACTGTTGGTGGTCGCCCTGACAATGGCCTGCTGAGCGTTGGTGTTTCTTACCGTTTCGGTCAGGAAACTGCTGCCCCGGCTCCGGCTCCGGTTGCTGCTCCGGCCCCGGTTGCCGCTCCGGCTCCGGTTGTACAGACCAAACGTTTCACCCTGAAGTCTGACGTACTGTTCAACTTCAACAAAGCGACTCTGAAACCGGAAGGTCAGCGTTCTCTGGATCAATTGTACACCCAGTTGAGCACTCTGGATCCGAAAGACGGTTCTGTGGTCGTTCTGGGCTTCAGTGACCGTTTAGGTTCTGACCAGTACAACCTGACCCTATCTACCAAACGTGCACAGACTGTTGTTGACTACCTGGTACACAAAGGTATTCCGTCTAACAAGATCTCTGCTCGTGGTATGGGCAAAGCGAACCCGGTTACTGGCTCTACCTGTGCCAACACCAAAGCTCGCGCTGCGCTGATCGATTGCCTGGCTCCAGATCGTCGCGTTGAAATCGAAGTTAAAGGCATCAAAGACGTAGTGACTCAGCCTCAGGCGTAA
- the sulA gene encoding SOS-induced cell division inhibitor SulA, producing the protein MRIQTIHAPRVCHASPSAHSTMPKASSGGVISEIVYCDGHPMLTPLLLPLLQQLGTQARWLLWLSPQQKLSRLWLQQAGLPLEKMIELYRVKSISIVEAMEKALMTGNYSAVLCWLDDELDNEQKMRLQRAALHGNTYGFILRPEEKTTIGHFSTLRIHSGLYH; encoded by the coding sequence ATGCGTATCCAAACCATCCATGCTCCACGCGTTTGCCATGCATCCCCTTCTGCACATAGCACAATGCCAAAAGCGTCTTCTGGCGGTGTCATTAGCGAAATTGTTTACTGTGATGGGCATCCCATGTTAACACCGCTGTTACTGCCGCTATTGCAGCAATTAGGAACACAGGCACGCTGGTTACTCTGGTTATCGCCGCAGCAGAAACTGAGCCGTTTATGGTTACAACAGGCAGGTTTACCACTGGAAAAAATGATTGAGCTTTATCGCGTAAAATCGATATCCATTGTTGAAGCGATGGAGAAAGCGTTAATGACAGGTAACTACAGTGCGGTGCTTTGCTGGCTGGACGATGAGCTGGATAATGAACAAAAAATGCGATTACAGCGTGCCGCGTTGCATGGCAATACCTATGGATTCATTCTGCGTCCGGAGGAAAAAACGACCATAGGACACTTTTCCACGCTAAGAATTCACTCTGGTTTGTATCATTAA
- a CDS encoding TfoX/Sxy family DNA transformation protein, which yields MKNLCEKRILQAKSVFAPLGHILSRSQFGGYSIAADGVIFALVSAGELYLRASPDNEDFFLARQTPKLVYTKRGIPVPLNYYLVTEALWQREASLLALGMQSLQGAQHDKAARKRCARLKDLPNINHDLERLLWKVGIRNIDELHRLGAKTSYLKLRAVSQHLSVNVLLALAGAICGVHQAALPQGVRSELIEWFERHAPSCRPLRTATRPER from the coding sequence ATGAAAAACCTATGTGAAAAAAGGATTTTACAAGCCAAAAGCGTATTCGCCCCATTAGGTCATATCCTTTCACGCTCTCAGTTCGGGGGCTACAGTATTGCGGCAGATGGCGTCATTTTCGCGCTGGTGTCAGCGGGCGAGCTCTATTTGCGTGCATCGCCTGATAATGAAGACTTTTTTCTTGCCCGGCAGACTCCAAAGCTGGTGTACACCAAACGTGGAATACCTGTCCCGCTTAATTACTATCTGGTGACTGAAGCGCTGTGGCAACGTGAAGCGTCGTTATTGGCATTGGGCATGCAATCTTTGCAGGGGGCGCAGCATGATAAAGCAGCCAGAAAGCGCTGTGCCAGACTAAAGGATTTGCCTAATATCAATCACGATCTGGAGCGTTTGCTCTGGAAAGTAGGGATCAGAAATATCGATGAATTGCATCGATTAGGGGCGAAAACCAGCTATCTCAAATTGAGGGCTGTCAGCCAGCATCTGAGCGTCAACGTCTTGCTGGCACTTGCCGGCGCGATTTGTGGCGTACATCAGGCGGCATTACCCCAGGGCGTGCGCAGCGAACTGATTGAATGGTTTGAGCGGCATGCACCATCATGTCGCCCGTTGCGTACAGCCACGCGCCCGGAACGTTAG
- the yccS gene encoding YccS family putative transporter: MVQSFVNTGVRRFFYNSGWLYNLRILVALTGTAVLPWWLGVTTSTIPLTLGVVAAALTDLDDRLSGRLFNLLITLVCFLLASVSIELLYPYPWLFIIGLALSTWSFILLGSLGQRYATIAFGALLIAIYTMLGVSLYSSWYQQPFLLLLGALWYNLLTLLGHVIFPIRPLQDSLARCYQQLAHYLEIKSSLFDPDIEDNDRPLIDVAMANGQLVETLNQAKASLLTRLRGDRGQRGTRRTLHYYFVAQDIHERASSAHIQYDQLRHALRYSDVPFRFQRLLFILSQACLRVSQSILLQQKYQHDHRIERAFFHLNAALDRLEEQGKDLLSIKALRHLLNNLRAIEAQLVNIQSEQTLERHNHRLSSENRLSEDKITGWSDVWLRICRHLTPQSALFRHAVRMSLVLCTGYSIIQLAGLQHGYWILLTSLFVCQPNYSATRRRLALRIIGTLGGVLFGVPLLYIVPSQEGQLALIVVSGVLFFALRTVQYAQATLFITLLVLMCFNLLGEGLEVAIPRVVDTLLGCAIAWAAVSFIWPDWKFRRLDVVISKAVENNCRYLDAIMVQYHQGKDNGLTYRIARRDAHNSDAELASVVSNMSAEPRTRADTLEQAFRLMCLNHTLLGYISTLGAHRERMVLAETLQLLNDAVCYVSDALYQNLYQSGDYEDALTKELDALKRRIHAQSPEQDSQEQLVLQQIHLITGLLPELVQLKKQLIRDTHQAQASTFSPASRIDE; this comes from the coding sequence ATGGTGCAATCGTTTGTGAATACCGGTGTACGACGCTTCTTCTACAACAGCGGTTGGCTGTATAACCTGCGTATTTTGGTCGCGCTTACGGGCACAGCGGTACTGCCCTGGTGGCTCGGTGTCACCACCAGCACCATCCCGCTGACGCTTGGCGTTGTTGCCGCCGCATTAACCGACCTGGATGACCGCTTATCAGGAAGGCTATTTAACTTATTGATTACTTTGGTTTGCTTTCTACTCGCGTCGGTATCCATTGAGTTGCTTTATCCTTACCCTTGGTTATTCATTATCGGGCTGGCACTCTCTACCTGGAGTTTTATCCTGCTGGGTTCGCTGGGTCAGCGCTATGCCACTATTGCTTTTGGCGCACTGCTGATTGCCATTTACACAATGCTTGGGGTCTCGCTTTACAGCAGTTGGTACCAACAGCCGTTTTTACTGTTATTGGGTGCGCTGTGGTACAACCTGTTAACCTTGCTGGGGCACGTCATTTTTCCTATCCGGCCGTTGCAAGACAGTCTGGCTCGTTGCTACCAGCAATTGGCACACTATCTGGAAATCAAATCCAGCCTGTTTGATCCTGACATTGAAGATAACGATCGACCGTTAATCGACGTAGCAATGGCGAATGGTCAACTCGTTGAAACGCTAAATCAGGCCAAAGCCTCGCTGCTTACGCGACTGCGCGGCGATCGCGGCCAACGCGGCACCCGCCGTACACTGCACTATTACTTTGTTGCGCAAGATATTCATGAGCGCGCCAGTTCCGCACATATTCAGTATGATCAATTGCGGCACGCACTGCGCTACAGCGATGTCCCTTTCCGTTTTCAACGCCTGCTATTCATCTTGTCGCAGGCTTGCCTGCGGGTGTCCCAGTCAATTTTGTTGCAGCAAAAATACCAGCACGACCACCGTATTGAACGGGCATTTTTCCATCTCAACGCCGCCCTCGACCGGCTGGAGGAACAGGGAAAAGATTTATTATCAATCAAAGCATTACGTCATCTTTTAAATAATCTGCGCGCCATTGAAGCTCAGTTGGTTAACATCCAGTCAGAACAAACGCTGGAACGCCACAACCACCGCCTCTCTTCAGAAAACAGGCTGTCCGAGGATAAAATCACTGGCTGGAGCGATGTCTGGCTGCGCATTTGTCGGCACCTCACGCCTCAATCTGCACTGTTTCGCCATGCAGTCAGGATGTCTCTGGTGCTATGCACCGGCTACAGCATTATCCAGTTGGCTGGCCTGCAACACGGCTACTGGATTTTGCTAACCAGCCTGTTTGTTTGCCAGCCAAACTACAGCGCCACGCGCCGTCGTCTCGCATTACGTATTATCGGCACGCTTGGTGGCGTGCTGTTCGGGGTTCCGTTGCTGTACATCGTCCCGTCACAAGAAGGGCAACTGGCACTGATTGTGGTAAGTGGGGTACTGTTTTTTGCTCTGCGAACGGTGCAATATGCCCAGGCCACACTGTTTATTACCCTGCTGGTATTAATGTGCTTTAACTTGCTGGGTGAAGGGTTGGAAGTCGCCATCCCGCGCGTTGTGGATACGCTGCTGGGCTGCGCCATCGCCTGGGCTGCGGTGAGTTTTATCTGGCCAGACTGGAAATTCCGTCGTCTGGATGTGGTTATCAGCAAAGCGGTAGAAAATAATTGCCGCTACCTTGATGCCATCATGGTGCAATACCATCAGGGTAAAGACAACGGTTTGACTTACCGCATCGCCCGGCGGGATGCCCACAACAGTGATGCAGAACTGGCATCGGTGGTGTCAAATATGTCTGCCGAACCGCGTACACGAGCAGATACGCTGGAACAGGCTTTCAGACTGATGTGCCTTAATCATACGTTGCTTGGTTATATCTCAACCCTTGGGGCCCATCGAGAGCGCATGGTCTTGGCTGAAACACTGCAACTGCTCAATGATGCGGTCTGTTATGTTAGCGATGCACTATACCAAAATCTTTATCAATCAGGCGATTATGAAGACGCGCTCACCAAAGAGCTGGATGCGCTTAAACGTCGCATCCACGCACAATCACCAGAGCAAGACAGTCAGGAACAACTGGTATTGCAGCAAATTCATTTAATAACCGGTTTGTTGCCTGAATTAGTGCAATTAAAAAAACAGCTTATCCGCGATACACATCAGGCACAGGCATCAACATTCTCTCCCGCATCCCGCATCGACGAATAA
- a CDS encoding YccF domain-containing protein encodes MRTVLNVLNFVLGGFFTTLAWLLATFVSLVLVFTLPLTRSCWEITKLSLLPYGNEALHVDELQPEQKNTLLNAGGTLLNLFWVIFFGWWLCLSHILSGIAQCLTIIGIPVGIANFKIAAIALWPVGRRVVSVEEARAARQANARRRYP; translated from the coding sequence ATGCGTACCGTACTCAACGTTTTAAATTTTGTGCTGGGGGGGTTCTTCACAACACTGGCCTGGTTGCTGGCAACCTTTGTCAGCCTCGTATTGGTGTTTACACTGCCCTTGACGCGTTCATGCTGGGAAATAACCAAACTGTCTTTACTTCCTTACGGCAACGAAGCCCTTCATGTTGATGAATTACAGCCTGAACAAAAAAACACCTTACTTAATGCCGGCGGTACGTTGCTCAATCTTTTCTGGGTCATCTTCTTTGGCTGGTGGCTCTGCCTGTCTCATATTCTCAGTGGCATAGCCCAATGCCTGACGATAATCGGCATTCCTGTCGGGATTGCGAATTTCAAGATAGCGGCCATTGCGCTCTGGCCTGTCGGGCGTCGAGTGGTGTCCGTTGAAGAAGCTCGCGCCGCCAGGCAAGCCAACGCCCGTCGGCGTTACCCGTAA